The sequence GATTGACGCCGAGTACGCTATTCCGAGCATGAGAGCAGTTGCGAATTTCGGATAGCGCAAGGTGGGGTTGGCGCCGTCGTCGGAAACGTTCCCAACTGTGTTCAAGATTGACAGGCCGATCGGCAGCATCATCACGGCGGTGGCGGTGTTTGATACCCACATGGAGAGGAAGCCGGTGGCGATCATGAAGCCGAGGATGAGGCGCTTTGGGCGCGTGCCAACGAGTAGTACCGTGATAAGGGCGATGCGGCGTTGCAGGTTCCAGCGTTGCATGGTGAGTGCGAGGAAGAATCCGCCCATGAAGAGGAAGATCGTATCTGAAGCGTAGGGCGCGGCCGCGGCTTTGATGGGGACGACGCCGAACGCCGGGAACGCAATAAGTGGGAGGAGTGCGGTTGCGGGTAGGGGTATTGCCTCAGTCATCCACCATAGACCCATGACGACGGCGATCGCGGCGGTGATGGCGAGGTCGTGCCGGGTGACGTCCATGTTCTTTGCGGCGAATGTTTCGCGTAGCGAATCGGAGATGGTGTCCGGGAAGATGAAGTAGACGAGTGCTCCGAGGAGGAGCCCACCGACCACGGGAAGGAAGTGGCGGATGAGCGCATTTCCGATTTCCGGCTGGGCTTGTGAACCTTCGGAGATTGCGGTGCTTTCGTGGGTGATTGGGGTGGGCATGGGGTCCTCCAGTTTTGTCTCAAGGAGTGCTAGCGGGTCGTCATAGGAAAACTGTAACCCACATCATAGGACTTTGGTACCGATTTTGGGAAAGTCATTAAAAGTCATACGTCTGATTAGTTCCACAATGCTATAACGGCACTATTGCTGAGAACGAGCAAATTAGGGATGCCTATGGAACGATGGAAGGGTATTTGGCGATCATTCAACGACGTATGACAAGGGGGCGGAATGCGTATAGGCCCTGCATGCTCGTTCGGCAAACCCATAACTGTGCAACAGTTTTTACGTCGGCTCCCACATACCATCGCTAGTGACGCCACCGAGCTTGCGCATATTTTCCGTGAGGTGACTGGCCATGAGCCGATTATGTGGGGTCCGGCCATCGTTGGTTACGGGGAAACTAAGCCAGGGGTCAAGCCTGACTGTTTATGCGATGGCCTAGAGGTAGGATTCGCGGTG is a genomic window of Arcanobacterium phocae containing:
- a CDS encoding DUF1801 domain-containing protein, encoding MRIGPACSFGKPITVQQFLRRLPHTIASDATELAHIFREVTGHEPIMWGPAIVGYGETKPGVKPDCLCDGLEVGFAVRPNRIFLYLRRYTSYYEEFATRLGNVHCGRTCISFASLADVDRAVLRELLAFAWHE